Proteins from a genomic interval of Verrucomicrobiota bacterium:
- a CDS encoding RecQ family ATP-dependent DNA helicase produces MSPQDALKKYFGLESFRYPQEEIIQAILNKQDTMVIMPTGGGKSLCYQLPALLLPGVTLVISPLIALMKDQVDALKAKGIAADMINSSQSWPQQQETLQALKERKLKLIYIAPERFRARSFTDSLKGIDLSLVAVDEAHCISQWGHDFRPDYLRLGEALESLGHPLCAAFTATATPEVQEDIRANLRLQKPQSFVSGFSRPNLTFTLRKPKTKLQKYSRIRRLIELHKTGIIYCSTRKSVEEVSEWLKEDDQDHVVYHGGLSDGDRSKAQDQFISGEISLAVATNAFGMGIDRSDIRFVCHYEMPGSIEAFYQEAGRAGRDGKPGFCELQFMYADKRVQDFFIEGGNPDASLIKSTYAHLHSAADTKHELVLPMDELSNRLGKKTNGMSVSSAVGILRKQGIIERFDVPGSRVRGTRLLKPDVLPGDLILDATAMAEKKRRDESKLNKVIQWAYSKVCREQWILRYFGEMNSKPCGRCDACMLMVDSPTRPLSEHETTILKKALSGVARMSQRHTKHEWIARFGRDRIIKCLVGSKAKTIVQADLDKLPTWGILSTLTANFVSDLFDAMAQQGLTETTEGEYPMLQLTEFGSRVMFGEVETELAWPEVKISKSESNLEDKGFTFEESLFQALVSKRNEIRRKKGNVPAYTIFPNLVLQQLATLKPASAEEAMEIKGIGPAKADTILPEFLEIIRQYH; encoded by the coding sequence ATGTCTCCTCAGGATGCATTAAAAAAATACTTTGGACTCGAGAGCTTTCGCTATCCGCAAGAGGAAATCATTCAGGCGATTCTCAACAAGCAGGATACGATGGTTATCATGCCAACAGGCGGAGGGAAAAGCCTTTGTTACCAATTGCCAGCCTTGTTACTTCCAGGAGTGACCTTGGTAATATCACCCTTGATTGCTTTGATGAAAGATCAGGTGGATGCATTGAAAGCCAAGGGTATTGCGGCCGATATGATCAACAGTTCCCAATCCTGGCCTCAGCAGCAAGAAACCTTGCAGGCGCTCAAAGAAAGGAAACTTAAATTGATTTATATCGCTCCGGAGCGTTTTCGCGCCCGTTCGTTTACGGATTCACTGAAGGGTATCGACCTATCATTGGTCGCGGTTGACGAGGCTCACTGCATATCTCAATGGGGCCATGATTTTCGACCGGATTATTTACGTCTTGGCGAAGCATTGGAATCACTGGGGCATCCTCTGTGTGCCGCCTTCACGGCTACGGCGACTCCAGAGGTTCAGGAAGATATACGTGCGAATCTGCGCTTACAAAAACCACAGTCTTTTGTTTCCGGGTTCTCGCGACCGAATCTGACCTTCACCCTTCGAAAGCCGAAAACCAAACTTCAGAAATATAGTCGGATTCGTCGGCTTATTGAACTTCATAAAACCGGAATCATTTATTGTTCAACTCGCAAAAGTGTGGAAGAAGTTTCCGAATGGCTGAAGGAAGATGATCAGGATCACGTGGTTTACCACGGCGGCTTGAGCGATGGGGATAGAAGCAAGGCGCAAGATCAATTTATTAGTGGTGAGATCTCTTTGGCTGTAGCCACTAATGCATTCGGTATGGGTATCGATCGCTCTGATATTCGTTTCGTCTGTCACTACGAGATGCCGGGAAGTATTGAGGCGTTTTATCAGGAGGCTGGCCGTGCCGGACGGGATGGCAAACCTGGGTTTTGCGAATTACAATTCATGTACGCCGATAAACGAGTGCAGGACTTTTTCATTGAAGGCGGGAATCCCGATGCGTCATTGATCAAAAGTACCTACGCGCATTTACACTCGGCGGCCGATACCAAACACGAACTGGTGTTGCCGATGGATGAGCTGAGCAACCGTTTGGGGAAGAAGACGAACGGCATGTCGGTCAGTTCTGCTGTAGGGATTTTACGTAAACAGGGAATCATTGAACGCTTCGACGTACCGGGAAGCCGCGTAAGGGGAACGCGTTTGTTGAAACCTGATGTATTACCCGGCGATCTGATCTTGGATGCGACCGCCATGGCGGAAAAGAAACGGCGCGATGAATCCAAGCTGAACAAGGTTATTCAATGGGCCTACTCGAAGGTTTGCCGCGAACAGTGGATACTTCGGTATTTTGGTGAAATGAATTCCAAACCCTGTGGTCGTTGTGATGCCTGTATGTTGATGGTAGATTCTCCCACGCGACCTCTCAGTGAGCACGAAACCACCATTCTTAAAAAAGCGTTGAGCGGCGTTGCGCGCATGTCTCAACGGCACACCAAGCATGAGTGGATTGCCAGGTTCGGTCGTGACAGGATTATAAAATGTTTGGTTGGCAGTAAGGCTAAAACGATAGTGCAAGCAGACCTTGATAAATTACCAACTTGGGGAATTCTGAGCACCTTGACTGCTAACTTTGTTTCCGATCTGTTCGATGCCATGGCTCAGCAAGGCCTGACAGAAACGACAGAGGGCGAATATCCGATGCTGCAATTAACAGAGTTTGGTTCTCGTGTTATGTTTGGCGAAGTTGAGACCGAACTTGCCTGGCCGGAAGTTAAAATTTCGAAATCAGAATCGAATTTGGAGGATAAAGGATTTACGTTCGAGGAATCCCTTTTTCAAGCACTCGTCTCAAAGCGCAATGAGATCCGTCGAAAAAAGGGAAATGTGCCCGCTTATACAATTTTCCCTAACTTG